The Sinorhizobium fredii genome contains the following window.
CCGCACAGCTTCGTTAACAACGGCTACAAGGGCTATCTCGAAGATCGCCGCCCGAACTCCCAAGGCGACCCCTACCAGATCGCTTCGCGCGTGCTGAAGACGATTGCGTCCGTTCCGGCGCAAGTCTCGAAAGTAGCTTAAGCGTAAGACTCCCAAGACCTTGGGCGCCGACCTCGGTCGGCGCTTTTTTTCGTTCGGCTATGATAGATTCATTCGGTTCCGCCGCGCCTCGCAAGGATCCAGTCCACCGCCGCCGCAACGTCGGGCACCGTGGCGCTCGGCGCCGGCGCGAAGCGCGTCTCGTCGCCCTCGCGATATTTTCCCGTACGCACGAGCAGCGCGTGAGCGAGACCGGCGCTCAATGCACCGGCGACGTCTGTTTCCGCATCGTCCCCGACCATCACCGCTTGCGTCGCCGCGCAGGGTATGGTGGCAAGGGCTGCGTGGAAAAAGCCGGGTGCTGGCTTGCCGAGGACGATGGCATGCTTCTGGCTGGCGAATTCCAGCGCGGTAACGAATGGGCCAGCATCGAGGCTCAACCTGCCGTCGGCGTCCCGGAAGGAGCGGTTCGGCGCGAGCGCCACCAATTCGGCGCCGTCGATCAGTTGCCGGAAGGCCGCATTGAGGGCCACATAGTCAAAGGCGTCGCCGGCATCGCCGACAACGACAGCCATGCGGCCGTTCACCGGTAGGTCCCGGAATTCGGACGTTAGCTCGGGATGGACGAGAAGATGGACGGCACGCTCGTGCCTGCGAAGCCAGTCGCAGGCAGCCTCGGCCGGCGTGAAGAGCTCGCTGCCCGTTACCGGAAGTCCAAGTTTTGCGAGCCGGGCAAGGATCGCCGGCTTGCTCGAGCGGGTCGTGTTGCTGACGAAGCGAATGGGGAGCCCGGCCGCGCGCAGCCGGGCGACGGCCTCGGCGGCGCCAGGCACGGCCTCTTCGCCATCATAGATGACGCCGGCAAGATCCAGGAGCACAGCGCTGATCATCCGATGAGGATGACATGGGTGCGCTGCGGGTCAAGCTCTGGTGGCTTTGCCGCCAGCGACGGTCCCGGTGCTCCAGAAAGTTGCCGTGACAGCCGGACGACTGCTTCCGCTTGAAATTGGTTGTGTTTCTCCGAGCCTCAACTCACCGAGACATTGACATTCGTCCCAATCTCCCAGCATTTTAGCGGCGGGGATTCATCAGACACTTCATCAATGCACAAACTGAGACTAGCGGTTGCAGCACTTGTGTTGCTGGCAAGCGGGCTGCCAACTGCGGCCGAGCTATTGCCGCGCGCGGCGTCTGCCGAGGGTTCCGTCATTTCCCGCAAGTCCGGTGAGGAAATTAGCTTCATCGACATCGAAGGCTGGCGCAGCGTGGAGGTCAGTCAGGACCTTCTTGCGGGCGACATACTGCGCACGAACGCCGCCGGTAGCCTTGCTCTGTTGTTCTCCGATGACACGCAGATGCGTATGGGGCGCAATACGACGCTTCTCGTCAAGAAAATCGGTCAGGGCTCCGACAGCGAACTTGAACTCAAGTCCGGGACCGTGTGGGCGCGAGCCAAGCGTGGGGGCAGCGGCCTCACAGTCGACACACCCTCAGCTGCCGCCGCGATCCGCGGGACGGATTGGACGCTTAGCATAGGTGAGAACGGCGCTACCACTCTCTCGGTGCTTGAGGGAAGCGTCGAACTCAAGAACGCGCAAGGATCGGTCGTCGTAAATCAGGGGGAGGGCGCGTTTGCGGCAATCGGACAAGCGCCCCGCAAATATGTCCTCGTCAATCTCAAGGAGCGCGAACAGGTACTTCTCTATTCGGAGCTGCGTGGCGTCTTCGCAGGTTTGCCGACAAGCGGGATGAGCGGCCGCCAGACTCGTGCCGAGCGGGCGCGCGTTCTGGCCATTCCTCCTGCTCGACGGAGCAGCGAGGATTGGGTCTCACTTGCCGAGGCCTCGCTATCGCATGACGGCCGGGCAGCTGCCAGAGAGGCTCTAGTTGGACTGATGCGGCCCTTGCCGGCCCAGTTGGAGGCGCGTGCCAACCTAGTCGAGGCGATGATCGCCGGACTGGAGCAACGCTATGGTGATGCGAACCGGCTGTTCGCCGCCGCCTTGCCGGCGCTGCCGCGCAATCGCAGAGCATCTGCGATTTACGGTCGCTGGTTCGCCGCAGCCTTGGAGAACCCCGATGGGGAAGCGCCGCCACCAGCAGTCGGCGCGTTTGCCGACGATCCAACGATTGCCGAAGCGACGTCCCATACGCTCGGGCCAGCCGAAGGGATTGAGGTTTTGAGAGCGGCCGAGCAGCGCTTCCGCGACGATGCACGG
Protein-coding sequences here:
- a CDS encoding TIGR01458 family HAD-type hydrolase, whose protein sequence is MISAVLLDLAGVIYDGEEAVPGAAEAVARLRAAGLPIRFVSNTTRSSKPAILARLAKLGLPVTGSELFTPAEAACDWLRRHERAVHLLVHPELTSEFRDLPVNGRMAVVVGDAGDAFDYVALNAAFRQLIDGAELVALAPNRSFRDADGRLSLDAGPFVTALEFASQKHAIVLGKPAPGFFHAALATIPCAATQAVMVGDDAETDVAGALSAGLAHALLVRTGKYREGDETRFAPAPSATVPDVAAAVDWILARRGGTE